The Bacillus sp. Y1 genome has a window encoding:
- a CDS encoding cobyrinate a,c-diamide synthase → MSKRRMVIAGTGSGVGKTTLTIGLMSAFKKKGLVVQGFKCGPDYIDPTYHTAVTGRPSRNLDSWMLNHELVKEIAVRGSEEADISIIEGVMGFYDGKNPTSNDGTTAEISVITKSPVVLVVNCASMARSAAAIVKGFQAFNDDVNIVGVIANQVGSEGHYQLVKAAVEKECQIPVVGYLKRDDELSIPERHLGLVPSIERGELEPFFEKLGDLVLETIDVDKLYELAQAPELMLKGQQLGKNKVKNVRMAIARDAAFNFYYQENLELLESYGAELVEFSPLKGESLPEQVDGLYLGGGYPEEFAQELAELDEVKHSIKHAIENGLPTLAECGGFMYLTDAIETTEGNSYPMVGLIPGVVQMHKKLAALGYREITGEEGNRLLQGNLGAKGHEFHYSTFHPTSELPPAYQTKGMRGTKKEGFLTRNLVAGYTHLHFGSCPELVGNWISLCREYKGSKSRV, encoded by the coding sequence ATGTCAAAAAGAAGAATGGTCATAGCTGGAACCGGGAGTGGTGTCGGAAAAACAACGCTAACAATCGGCCTTATGTCAGCTTTTAAGAAAAAAGGCCTCGTCGTACAAGGGTTTAAATGCGGACCTGATTACATCGACCCGACCTATCATACGGCGGTTACTGGTAGGCCATCAAGAAATCTTGATAGCTGGATGCTCAATCACGAGCTAGTAAAAGAAATCGCCGTTCGAGGTAGCGAAGAAGCTGACATCTCAATTATCGAGGGAGTGATGGGGTTTTACGACGGGAAAAATCCGACTTCAAATGATGGCACTACGGCAGAGATCAGTGTGATTACGAAAAGCCCTGTCGTTCTTGTCGTCAACTGCGCTAGCATGGCTCGTAGTGCTGCAGCAATTGTAAAAGGGTTCCAAGCCTTTAATGACGATGTCAATATTGTTGGGGTCATAGCCAACCAAGTAGGTAGCGAAGGACATTATCAACTAGTAAAAGCTGCAGTCGAGAAGGAATGCCAGATTCCTGTTGTCGGCTATTTGAAAAGAGATGACGAGCTATCCATTCCTGAAAGACATCTCGGTTTAGTTCCTTCGATTGAACGTGGAGAGCTAGAGCCGTTTTTTGAAAAACTTGGTGATCTGGTGCTTGAAACCATTGATGTTGATAAGTTATACGAGTTAGCACAAGCTCCTGAGCTTATGTTGAAAGGACAACAGCTTGGAAAAAACAAAGTCAAAAACGTGCGTATGGCTATTGCAAGAGATGCTGCTTTTAATTTTTATTATCAGGAAAATTTGGAACTGCTCGAGTCTTATGGGGCAGAGTTAGTGGAGTTTTCCCCGTTAAAAGGAGAGTCACTCCCAGAACAGGTGGACGGTCTTTACCTCGGAGGAGGGTACCCTGAGGAGTTCGCACAAGAGTTAGCTGAGTTGGACGAGGTCAAGCATTCTATTAAACACGCGATTGAAAACGGCCTGCCAACATTGGCCGAATGTGGGGGCTTTATGTATTTAACAGATGCAATAGAAACCACAGAGGGGAACAGTTATCCGATGGTTGGACTTATCCCTGGGGTCGTTCAAATGCATAAAAAGCTAGCTGCACTTGGTTATAGGGAAATCACCGGAGAAGAAGGAAATAGGCTGCTTCAAGGCAATCTAGGCGCGAAGGGTCACGAGTTTCACTACTCTACCTTTCATCCGACGTCTGAGTTACCTCCAGCTTACCAAACCAAAGGCATGCGCGGAACAAAAAAGGAAGGTTTCTTAACAAGAAATCTCGTTGCCGGTTATACACATTTACATTTTGGATCCTGCCCAGAATTAGTGGGTAATTGGATATCGCTTTGTAGAGAGTACAAAGGAAGTAAATCTAGGGTTTAG
- the cobO gene encoding cob(I)yrinic acid a,c-diamide adenosyltransferase: protein MSQRGLNLIYTGNGKGKTTAALGLAIRAKGRGKRVLVLQFIKSPSRTYGEKIMFDQIGIEMQQLGIGFTWTKTPEEHREALKKAWTITKDKVSSGEYDVVILDELNNALAIDKFPIEDVLPIEEVIQLIKHRPEAMHLVITGRSARQEILELADLVTEMKEVKHYYEEDIPAVKGIEF from the coding sequence ATGTCTCAACGTGGATTAAATCTCATCTATACTGGAAATGGAAAGGGCAAGACCACTGCTGCTCTAGGTCTTGCAATTCGAGCGAAAGGGCGAGGAAAACGTGTCTTAGTTCTTCAATTTATCAAGTCTCCCTCCCGAACCTATGGAGAAAAAATCATGTTTGACCAAATAGGGATTGAGATGCAGCAACTAGGAATTGGCTTTACATGGACAAAAACGCCGGAAGAGCATCGAGAGGCGTTAAAAAAAGCATGGACAATCACCAAGGACAAGGTATCCAGCGGGGAATACGATGTTGTGATTTTAGACGAGCTTAATAACGCGCTCGCTATCGATAAGTTTCCGATTGAGGATGTGCTTCCCATCGAGGAAGTAATCCAACTGATCAAACATCGTCCAGAAGCTATGCACCTCGTGATTACAGGACGCTCGGCTCGACAGGAAATATTAGAGCTAGCCGATCTTGTTACCGAGATGAAAGAGGTCAAACACTATTATGAGGAAGACATTCCTGCGGTAAAAGGAATCGAATTTTAA